One stretch of Dethiosulfovibrio peptidovorans DNA includes these proteins:
- a CDS encoding thioredoxin family protein, with translation MTVTLQIFGTGCAKCDKLARMTEEAARELGLDYTFEKVSDLGTMADMGVMVTPGLAVNGTVVAAGRLPTPLAVRRLIDDALK, from the coding sequence ATGACCGTCACCCTGCAGATTTTCGGCACTGGGTGTGCCAAATGCGACAAACTGGCCCGAATGACCGAGGAAGCAGCCCGAGAGCTTGGACTTGATTATACTTTCGAAAAGGTTTCGGACCTGGGGACCATGGCCGATATGGGGGTGATGGTTACGCCAGGGCTGGCCGTGAACGGAACGGTGGTCGCGGCCGGACGGCTTCCCACCCCCCTGGCGGTCCGACGCCTCATAGATGATGCTTTGAAATGA
- a CDS encoding bifunctional methylenetetrahydrofolate dehydrogenase/methenyltetrahydrofolate cyclohydrolase — MEQVVLDGRTAAKAAKEDLRTRVEVLKKKGVAPALAVVLVGDDPASKVYAEQKRKNCDSVGVAFSFYQLPEDTSEDELIQLVARLNADAKVHGILVEMPLPKQISNERVQAAIAPEKDVDGSNPANLGCLLAGLPSLRPCTPQGAMYLMEKYGVELEGKHAVVVGRSTIVGKPVALLLLEKNATVTLCHSRTENLAEVVRSGDIVIAAVGRPRMITKDMIKPGAVVVDVGINSTETGIVGDVDYDDVLPAAGAISPVPGGVGPLTIAMLLGNVITAAELA, encoded by the coding sequence ATGGAGCAAGTCGTTCTGGACGGTCGCACTGCGGCCAAGGCGGCAAAGGAGGATCTTCGAACCAGGGTTGAGGTCCTCAAGAAAAAAGGAGTTGCGCCAGCTCTGGCAGTCGTCCTGGTGGGCGATGATCCGGCGTCCAAGGTGTACGCTGAGCAGAAGCGAAAAAACTGTGATTCTGTGGGGGTAGCTTTCTCCTTCTATCAGTTGCCGGAAGATACGTCAGAGGATGAACTTATCCAGCTGGTAGCTCGATTGAACGCAGATGCCAAGGTCCACGGTATTCTGGTGGAGATGCCTCTGCCCAAACAGATTTCCAACGAACGAGTTCAGGCAGCTATCGCCCCTGAAAAAGACGTCGATGGGTCGAATCCCGCGAACCTGGGGTGTCTTCTCGCGGGCCTGCCGTCTCTCCGGCCCTGTACCCCTCAGGGAGCTATGTACCTCATGGAGAAATACGGCGTGGAGCTGGAGGGCAAGCACGCTGTTGTGGTGGGTCGAAGCACCATCGTGGGCAAGCCCGTAGCCTTGCTTCTTCTGGAGAAAAACGCCACTGTGACCCTGTGTCACAGTCGAACTGAAAATCTGGCTGAGGTGGTTCGCTCCGGCGATATCGTGATTGCCGCTGTGGGGCGGCCCCGTATGATCACAAAGGACATGATTAAACCTGGGGCCGTGGTGGTGGATGTGGGGATAAACAGCACCGAGACGGGTATCGTGGGTGACGTAGACTACGACGATGTCCTGCCTGCAGCGGGGGCTATTTCCCCGGTTCCCGGAGGAGTGGGACCTTTGACGATCGCCATGCTTTTGGGCAACGTGATCACAGCGGCGGAGCTCGCGTGA
- a CDS encoding aminopeptidase has protein sequence MKLYISVDMEGATGIVRSEQIRAESPEYGFGRRMQTGDLLAALEGAFDGGATEVLINDSHDRMINISPSDLDHQPGSVSLISGSPKPLGMMEGIQGCDAAVFLCYHAKAGTTKAVLDHTISGRAIYQVFLNGIEMGETGLNAATAAQFGIPVIAVTGDHALCREAQALLGDDLVVCQVKEGMGHSTARCLPPDASHTLIRDGISKATQQLCKGKKTPPPMDIGSGTFRLDLVFHYASQADNAAIVPGTIRLDGRTVRVEGEGMDTMRQWAGALISLGGSVAF, from the coding sequence ATGAAACTCTATATCAGCGTCGACATGGAGGGAGCCACTGGAATAGTCCGATCAGAGCAAATTCGGGCGGAGTCGCCTGAATACGGTTTTGGGCGACGTATGCAGACCGGCGATCTTCTCGCGGCCCTTGAAGGAGCTTTTGATGGCGGAGCTACCGAAGTTCTGATCAACGATTCCCATGACCGGATGATCAATATCTCGCCATCGGACCTGGATCATCAGCCGGGTTCGGTTTCTTTGATCTCGGGTTCCCCCAAGCCTCTGGGCATGATGGAAGGGATTCAGGGATGTGATGCCGCTGTGTTCCTCTGCTATCACGCCAAGGCAGGGACGACAAAGGCCGTCTTAGATCACACCATCTCCGGGAGAGCCATCTATCAGGTTTTTTTGAACGGTATAGAAATGGGCGAGACGGGGCTCAACGCCGCCACAGCAGCTCAGTTTGGGATCCCCGTAATCGCGGTCACCGGTGATCACGCCCTCTGCCGTGAGGCTCAGGCCCTTCTCGGTGACGATTTGGTCGTCTGCCAGGTCAAGGAAGGAATGGGGCACAGCACCGCTCGATGCCTGCCTCCTGACGCCTCACACACTCTCATTCGAGACGGCATCTCAAAAGCCACTCAACAACTATGTAAGGGGAAAAAAACTCCACCGCCGATGGATATAGGCTCGGGAACGTTCCGCCTGGACCTGGTCTTTCACTACGCATCCCAGGCCGACAACGCCGCTATAGTTCCAGGAACGATTCGACTGGACGGCCGGACTGTCCGAGTGGAGGGAGAAGGCATGGATACTATGAGGCAATGGGCGGGAGCACTTATCTCCCTGGGAGGATCTGTAGCGTTCTGA
- a CDS encoding peptide ABC transporter permease: MGRFIVRRLLLAIPVLIGVSIIAFLILHLSPGDPAELLAGDEASQTDIQIIREKFGLDRPLGTQYLLFIRGVITGDLVSMKYDVPVMEIVGTRLKNTLILSSAAIVISVSVGIAAGVLSAVHRYSWVDYTSTFIALLGVSMPVFWWGLLMILLFSVNLMCLPSGGMGGFRHLIMPAIALGTASTGIIARMTRSSMLDVLQQDYITTAKAKGLLRRLVIYRHGLRNALIPTVTVIGLQFGYMLAGAVLTETVFSWPGIGRLLVNSIMGRDYPVVQTALLVIALIFVLANLAVDMLYALLDPRIRYND; the protein is encoded by the coding sequence TTGGGCAGGTTTATCGTTCGACGGTTGCTTTTAGCTATTCCCGTGCTGATTGGGGTATCGATCATTGCATTTCTGATTCTCCACCTCTCTCCCGGTGACCCGGCAGAGCTTTTGGCTGGGGATGAAGCTTCTCAGACCGACATCCAGATTATCCGGGAAAAGTTCGGGTTGGATCGCCCCCTTGGAACTCAGTATCTTTTATTCATTCGGGGCGTGATCACCGGCGATCTGGTCTCCATGAAATACGATGTCCCGGTGATGGAGATTGTAGGGACCAGGTTAAAAAACACCCTGATCCTCTCATCGGCAGCTATCGTCATCTCGGTATCAGTGGGCATCGCTGCTGGAGTTCTCTCAGCGGTCCATCGATATTCCTGGGTGGATTACACCTCCACCTTTATCGCTCTTCTCGGCGTCTCTATGCCCGTATTCTGGTGGGGCCTCCTGATGATCCTTTTGTTCTCGGTAAATCTCATGTGCCTTCCCTCGGGGGGGATGGGAGGTTTCCGTCACCTCATTATGCCTGCTATCGCATTGGGGACGGCGTCCACAGGGATTATCGCCCGGATGACCCGCTCCAGCATGTTGGATGTCCTGCAACAGGATTACATCACCACCGCCAAAGCCAAGGGCCTTCTGCGCCGGCTGGTGATTTACCGTCATGGGCTGAGAAACGCCCTCATCCCCACCGTAACCGTCATCGGCCTTCAGTTTGGCTATATGCTGGCCGGGGCCGTCCTCACCGAGACGGTCTTCTCCTGGCCGGGCATCGGTCGACTTCTGGTCAACTCCATCATGGGGCGGGATTACCCAGTAGTTCAAACAGCTCTTCTGGTGATCGCCCTTATCTTCGTGCTGGCGAACCTGGCAGTGGACATGCTCTACGCCTTGCTGGATCCAAGGATTCGCTACAATGACTAA
- a CDS encoding glutathione ABC transporter permease GsiD (with GsiABD is involved in the transport of glutathione into the cell), producing the protein MTNHLAPGRTSHLTIIWRRLRRSKTAVLGLAIVGLYVFVALAGPFIAPRDPLAQNLNDAFSPPSAQHLMGCDEFGRDIFSRIIYGARVSLIIQFNSVVIALFLGVALGALGGYFGSFIDELIMRFIDVMLAFPGMLLALAIVAMLGPNLTNLIIAIGIYSVPQFARIARGSVISVKKNDYVTAARAIGESHRAVILRYVLPNSLSPIIVQTTLRMATVLLTAAGLGFLGLGVQPPTPEWGTMLSGARMYLRTAPFVAFFPGLAIMLVVLGFNFFGDGLQDALNPRLKE; encoded by the coding sequence ATGACTAACCATCTTGCGCCAGGCCGCACCTCTCACCTGACCATCATCTGGCGGCGATTACGCCGGAGTAAAACCGCCGTCCTTGGGCTGGCTATCGTTGGTTTATACGTGTTCGTTGCCCTGGCTGGACCCTTCATCGCCCCCAGAGACCCTCTGGCCCAGAATCTGAACGACGCCTTCTCTCCGCCTTCGGCACAACACCTTATGGGATGTGACGAATTCGGTCGGGACATATTCAGCCGGATCATCTACGGTGCCAGAGTTTCCTTAATTATCCAGTTCAACTCGGTGGTGATCGCCCTCTTCCTTGGTGTAGCGCTGGGAGCACTCGGGGGATATTTCGGCAGCTTTATTGACGAGCTCATCATGCGATTCATAGACGTGATGCTGGCCTTCCCGGGAATGCTCCTGGCCCTAGCCATCGTCGCTATGCTGGGGCCTAACCTGACCAACCTCATCATCGCTATCGGCATCTACTCTGTACCTCAGTTTGCTCGAATAGCTCGAGGATCGGTGATCTCCGTGAAGAAAAACGACTACGTCACGGCAGCCCGGGCTATCGGCGAATCCCATCGAGCGGTCATTCTCCGGTACGTACTCCCTAATTCTCTGTCACCTATCATAGTCCAGACGACCCTTCGGATGGCAACCGTCCTGCTCACCGCCGCTGGTTTGGGTTTTCTGGGATTAGGAGTTCAGCCCCCCACGCCTGAGTGGGGCACCATGCTGAGCGGGGCTCGAATGTACCTTCGAACCGCCCCTTTCGTGGCCTTTTTCCCCGGTCTCGCCATCATGCTCGTTGTGCTGGGATTTAATTTTTTTGGCGACGGGCTCCAAGACGCCCTGAACCCGAGGCTGAAGGAGTGA
- a CDS encoding peptide ABC transporter ATP-binding protein yields the protein MNAPILEVTDLSTWFYTEEGIVKALEKVSFSLAPGEILGIVGETGCGKSVTTRSIMGLIPQPPGKIVEGRALFQGTDLFRLSDEELRSVRGSEIAMIFQDPMSSLNPVLPVGFQVEEAIQAHGAVPDREAKRRVLEMFEKVNIPDPTKAVNRFPHQFSGGMKQRVMIAMALSCSPRLLIADEPTTALDVSIQAQILSLIKELQRDLGSSIVLISHDLGVIATMAQKVAVMYAGSVIEYGSAEQVFDAPLHPYTMGLMGAIPRLDRDQESLTVIPGSLPNLIHLPEGCKFRERCSEAEPICAKGRPPRLDKGKGHEVACYVRR from the coding sequence ATGAACGCCCCAATTCTCGAGGTCACCGATCTCTCTACATGGTTCTACACGGAGGAGGGCATCGTCAAGGCTCTGGAGAAGGTGAGTTTCTCACTGGCTCCTGGGGAGATCCTTGGCATCGTTGGCGAGACGGGCTGCGGTAAATCGGTAACCACCCGGTCCATCATGGGACTGATCCCCCAGCCGCCGGGAAAGATCGTGGAGGGACGAGCCCTGTTTCAGGGAACCGACCTGTTTCGTCTGTCCGACGAAGAGCTCCGTTCCGTTCGAGGGAGTGAAATCGCCATGATTTTTCAGGATCCAATGAGCAGCTTGAACCCGGTACTTCCGGTGGGATTTCAGGTAGAAGAAGCCATCCAGGCCCACGGAGCCGTCCCGGACCGGGAGGCAAAACGCCGGGTCCTGGAGATGTTCGAAAAAGTCAACATTCCCGATCCGACCAAGGCGGTGAACCGTTTCCCCCATCAGTTCTCTGGAGGGATGAAACAGAGGGTCATGATCGCCATGGCTCTGTCTTGTTCTCCCCGGCTCCTCATCGCCGATGAGCCCACAACAGCCCTGGACGTTTCGATCCAGGCCCAGATTCTGTCTCTGATCAAAGAGCTCCAACGGGATCTGGGAAGCTCCATCGTCCTTATATCCCACGACCTGGGGGTGATCGCCACCATGGCTCAGAAGGTTGCAGTGATGTATGCCGGAAGCGTCATCGAGTACGGCTCGGCGGAACAGGTTTTCGATGCCCCCCTTCACCCCTACACGATGGGACTCATGGGGGCCATCCCCAGACTGGATCGAGATCAGGAGAGCCTGACGGTCATTCCGGGCTCACTGCCAAACCTGATCCACCTGCCCGAAGGATGCAAATTCAGGGAAAGATGCTCCGAGGCCGAGCCGATCTGTGCCAAGGGACGCCCCCCTCGGCTCGACAAAGGGAAAGGACACGAGGTGGCCTGTTATGTCCGTCGTTGA
- a CDS encoding oligopeptide ABC transporter ATP-binding protein, whose amino-acid sequence MSVVEVSGLVKHFPVDKGIVFPKIVGHVKAVDGVSFSIDSGRTLGLVGESGSGKSTTGSMILRLLEPTAGTIQFHGESITHMDDQALHAFRCKAQMVFQNPFASLNPRMIVRDIVGRVLKVHGESDEDRITQAVLDILREVGLKEEHMTRYPHEFSGGQRQRIAVARALISNPEFVVLDEPTSALDVSVQAQILNLFKDIQRDRGLSYLFISHDLSVVRHISHDVAVLYLGKTMEYASKDALFTSPRHPYTQALLESIPKPFITGEAIEDKVIRGDIPSPMTPPSGCRFHTRCPRADDLCRTEDPLWREVAPRHFVACHQA is encoded by the coding sequence ATGTCCGTCGTTGAGGTTTCGGGACTGGTTAAACACTTTCCCGTCGATAAGGGGATCGTCTTTCCAAAGATCGTAGGGCACGTAAAAGCCGTGGACGGGGTTTCCTTCTCTATCGACTCTGGCCGGACCCTGGGGCTGGTAGGCGAATCGGGGAGCGGTAAATCAACAACGGGCTCCATGATCCTTCGGCTTCTGGAGCCCACGGCGGGCACCATCCAATTTCATGGAGAATCGATCACCCACATGGACGACCAAGCTCTTCACGCCTTTCGATGCAAGGCTCAGATGGTCTTCCAAAACCCTTTTGCCTCCCTGAACCCCAGGATGATCGTCCGGGATATCGTGGGGCGAGTCCTCAAGGTTCACGGCGAATCGGACGAGGACCGGATCACCCAAGCTGTTCTGGATATTCTCAGGGAGGTGGGGCTCAAGGAGGAACACATGACCCGCTATCCCCACGAATTTTCGGGTGGTCAGCGACAGCGGATTGCCGTCGCTCGAGCCCTGATCTCCAACCCGGAATTTGTGGTTCTGGACGAGCCCACTTCGGCTCTGGACGTGTCGGTCCAGGCCCAGATTCTGAACCTTTTCAAGGACATCCAGCGAGATCGGGGGCTCTCGTACCTGTTTATCTCCCACGATCTGAGCGTCGTCCGCCACATCAGCCACGACGTGGCTGTTCTCTACCTGGGGAAAACCATGGAATACGCTTCAAAGGACGCTCTGTTCACCTCGCCCAGGCACCCATACACCCAGGCTTTGTTGGAAAGTATCCCCAAACCCTTCATCACAGGTGAAGCCATTGAGGACAAGGTTATACGGGGGGATATTCCCAGTCCTATGACCCCCCCGTCGGGGTGTCGATTTCATACCCGGTGTCCTCGGGCCGATGATTTATGTCGGACCGAGGATCCCTTATGGAGGGAGGTGGCACCAAGGCATTTCGTTGCCTGTCATCAAGCGTAG
- a CDS encoding glutathione ABC transporter substrate-binding protein, with protein sequence MIRNQKTLVLALIVLFGALALSGAAFGGGKDLIIAKGREALALDPQDISDTPSEEVNHAIYEGLVTFDPELKIVPMLATKWSHSDDGLEWTFTLREGVTFHSGAPLNAEAVKINFDRILNGSYKRTSLYAPVINEVSVVDEHTVRFTLKESFGPFLNILAHTAGLILDPTYVQDEKKNAEIKFKPSGTGPFMLKNWEQGDSITLKAYKKYWQGTPKLDRVIFKTVPEDSARAMMIETGEVDIAEQIPPTDVKRLEKNDRVDMRVLPSITVQFVAVNCHNPILKDPAIRQALAHAIDRQAICDKILLGYAEPINSMIAPLVNGYSEVPGFTYNPKKAAEILEKAGWIDTDGDGIREKDGVKLSIEFWTHGRDTLSLKVPQAVQSFASAVGFDCKMKVMDWGAFLAATGKPLEESTSQLMWLGWSPSTGDADWVYRPLVYSENWKPKGPNRTFYKNEDVDKAIVVGFHSVDQTERKAAYKKAQEILNVELPWIPLYTRKTLHAFSKKLHNLEYLPLDFVVISHITDKD encoded by the coding sequence ATGATAAGGAACCAAAAGACACTTGTCCTGGCACTGATCGTCCTGTTTGGGGCATTGGCCCTGTCAGGGGCGGCCTTTGGAGGAGGTAAGGATCTGATCATCGCCAAGGGAAGAGAAGCTCTGGCCCTGGATCCTCAGGACATCTCAGATACGCCTTCGGAGGAGGTCAACCACGCCATCTACGAGGGATTGGTCACCTTCGATCCAGAATTGAAGATCGTGCCGATGTTGGCCACCAAGTGGAGCCATTCCGACGACGGGTTAGAATGGACCTTCACTCTCCGAGAAGGGGTCACCTTCCACAGCGGCGCTCCTCTGAATGCCGAGGCCGTGAAGATCAATTTTGATCGAATCCTGAACGGCTCCTACAAGCGAACATCACTCTACGCTCCTGTCATCAATGAGGTCTCCGTGGTCGACGAGCACACGGTCCGATTTACTCTGAAAGAGTCCTTCGGCCCCTTCCTGAACATCTTGGCCCACACGGCGGGTCTCATCCTCGATCCCACGTACGTTCAGGACGAGAAGAAGAACGCCGAGATCAAGTTCAAGCCATCGGGGACCGGTCCCTTTATGCTTAAGAACTGGGAACAGGGAGATTCAATCACGCTGAAGGCTTACAAAAAATACTGGCAGGGTACGCCTAAGCTCGACCGGGTCATCTTCAAGACAGTGCCCGAGGACAGTGCCCGGGCCATGATGATTGAGACCGGCGAGGTGGATATTGCCGAGCAGATCCCTCCCACCGACGTGAAACGTCTGGAGAAAAACGACAGGGTGGACATGAGGGTTCTGCCTTCCATCACAGTCCAATTCGTCGCCGTCAACTGCCATAATCCCATCCTGAAAGATCCCGCGATTCGCCAGGCCCTGGCCCACGCCATTGACCGCCAGGCTATCTGTGATAAGATCCTTTTGGGCTACGCTGAACCTATCAACTCCATGATTGCTCCCTTGGTCAACGGGTACAGCGAGGTGCCGGGCTTCACCTACAATCCCAAAAAGGCCGCTGAGATTCTGGAGAAAGCCGGATGGATCGATACTGATGGCGATGGCATTCGAGAGAAGGATGGGGTAAAACTATCCATCGAGTTCTGGACCCACGGTCGGGATACCCTCTCTCTGAAAGTACCTCAAGCCGTTCAATCCTTTGCCTCAGCGGTAGGATTTGACTGCAAAATGAAAGTCATGGATTGGGGGGCTTTCTTAGCCGCTACGGGCAAGCCCCTGGAGGAAAGTACATCTCAGCTTATGTGGCTGGGCTGGAGTCCATCCACGGGCGATGCCGACTGGGTCTATCGTCCCCTTGTCTACTCGGAAAACTGGAAACCCAAGGGCCCCAACCGAACGTTCTACAAAAACGAAGATGTGGATAAAGCTATCGTGGTGGGCTTCCACAGCGTAGACCAAACCGAGCGTAAAGCAGCGTACAAAAAGGCCCAGGAGATCCTGAACGTCGAGCTTCCCTGGATTCCCTTATATACCAGGAAAACCCTGCACGCTTTCAGCAAAAAACTTCACAACCTGGAATATCTGCCCCTGGACTTCGTGGTTATCTCCCATATCACGGACAAAGACTGA
- a CDS encoding prolyl-tRNA editing protein proX produces MSRKDEALRFLDEAGISYTIREHDPVDTIADMEALGLDKEGHICKNLFLRDMKGKKHFLVVMSKDKQANLKGLAGALKSTKLSFASDKRLAKYLGLAPGGVSPLGVINDVNHEVHVVFDNDLPKHPIVGIHPNDNRATLYLAFKDLEKIIREQGNTISFVTVL; encoded by the coding sequence ATGTCGAGAAAAGACGAAGCATTGCGATTTCTGGACGAAGCCGGGATCTCCTACACAATCCGGGAGCACGACCCCGTCGATACCATCGCGGACATGGAGGCCTTGGGACTCGACAAGGAAGGTCATATCTGCAAGAACCTGTTCCTTCGAGACATGAAGGGGAAAAAACACTTCCTCGTGGTTATGAGCAAGGACAAACAAGCCAACCTCAAAGGACTGGCCGGGGCACTCAAATCGACCAAGCTCAGCTTTGCGTCGGATAAGAGACTGGCAAAATATCTGGGCCTTGCTCCCGGCGGAGTCTCACCTCTGGGAGTGATCAACGACGTCAATCACGAAGTGCACGTGGTCTTCGACAACGACCTCCCTAAACACCCCATCGTAGGGATCCACCCCAACGATAACAGAGCTACTCTCTACCTGGCCTTCAAGGATCTGGAAAAAATAATCCGGGAGCAGGGGAATACAATCTCCTTCGTCACCGTCCTTTAA
- a CDS encoding sugar diacid utilization regulator: MVFFCTKSIIVIGKEMKWVKRYAQEIACSTSDVIGYAVLITDLDGIIIGSSQPERVGSLHEASLNVIRSGLGESVDDAEASRLKGTYPGVTYPISGFSGDVVGTMAIRGTPWDVRPFALIVKKHIEIMIREKRLLEVAQYREQSLQTVVSDMVHYVRGGHDRKNLLARAREFGYDPSRRYMPMGVDLYQFGRYAHKIRSEGPDAEVIIQSTKNRILRVIRDLFHKDRAHLVSMMGNNRYVILYALPEGLTNDLWHAEGRAVGESVLEALAQLEHKVAVGVGSASSGLEELASAYREAWNVLSLGKKFRQGPGVFPVWEYRVEELLVHIPPAERNRFVHRIVRDLKPHRDWTILRDTIIQWCDGGFSLVEASRSLHIHRNTLLYRLNKVEDILGVNVRDFRECLRLYVAFQLERFAEPPRKE, translated from the coding sequence ATGGTTTTTTTTTGTACAAAGAGTATAATTGTGATCGGAAAGGAGATGAAATGGGTGAAACGCTACGCTCAGGAGATTGCCTGTTCGACTTCTGATGTTATCGGGTATGCTGTTCTCATAACCGACTTGGACGGGATTATCATAGGCTCAAGCCAACCAGAGCGGGTAGGGAGTCTGCATGAGGCATCGCTTAACGTTATCCGATCCGGTCTTGGAGAGTCCGTGGACGATGCTGAGGCCTCTCGACTTAAAGGGACCTATCCTGGAGTGACCTATCCCATTTCCGGTTTCTCCGGTGACGTGGTGGGGACCATGGCCATTCGGGGAACCCCTTGGGACGTTCGTCCCTTTGCCCTGATCGTGAAAAAACATATTGAGATTATGATTCGGGAAAAAAGGCTTTTGGAGGTCGCCCAGTATCGGGAGCAGTCCCTTCAGACCGTGGTCTCCGACATGGTCCACTACGTTCGGGGTGGCCACGATAGAAAAAACCTCTTAGCTCGGGCCAGAGAGTTTGGATATGATCCCTCCAGACGATATATGCCTATGGGGGTCGATCTGTACCAGTTTGGTCGGTATGCCCATAAAATTCGATCCGAGGGGCCCGACGCTGAGGTGATCATCCAGTCCACAAAAAACAGGATTCTCCGGGTGATCCGGGATCTCTTCCATAAAGATCGGGCTCATCTGGTCTCCATGATGGGAAACAATCGGTACGTGATCCTCTACGCTTTGCCTGAGGGCTTGACGAACGATCTGTGGCATGCTGAGGGACGAGCGGTAGGAGAGTCGGTGCTTGAGGCTCTGGCTCAGCTGGAGCACAAGGTGGCCGTAGGAGTAGGGTCGGCATCCTCGGGACTGGAGGAACTTGCGTCCGCCTACCGAGAGGCATGGAATGTCCTGAGCCTGGGAAAGAAATTTCGCCAGGGGCCAGGGGTCTTTCCAGTCTGGGAATATAGAGTGGAGGAACTGCTTGTCCACATCCCTCCTGCGGAGAGAAACCGATTTGTCCATCGAATCGTTCGGGATCTGAAGCCTCACAGGGATTGGACGATCCTCCGGGACACGATCATTCAGTGGTGTGATGGAGGGTTTTCTCTCGTAGAAGCCTCCAGAAGCCTTCACATTCATCGAAATACCCTGCTGTATCGTCTGAATAAAGTGGAGGATATCCTCGGAGTGAACGTCCGGGACTTTCGGGAGTGTCTTCGGCTCTACGTGGCCTTTCAGTTAGAACGTTTCGCCGAGCCACCGAGGAAGGAATAA
- a CDS encoding beta-aspartyl-peptidase, protein MRLELRQVLVKDVQWGGPTRVENHVLYVDKEALLEKLSDDDRIESWEVDLARPGESVRIIPVKDVIEPRVKLEGGCGFFPGVLGPNETVGSGATLVLKGAAVVSAGPIMAFQEGFIDMSGPGAEHTPFSKTQNVVILAQPKDGLEKHQYEEALRVAGLKVALYLAESCTDAKIDEVKVFEKGTVTEEALKYPNLPKVVHLCMCITQGLLHDTYLYGADMKSILPTLVHPNEIIDGAMVSGNCVSACDKNTTWHHVNDPVIQELYALHGKEINFLGMIPTLESTVLAGKERTSSFNAKLAHELGANGVIITEEGYGNPDTDICMNVRKCEALGIKTVVIADEASGTDGSSQGLADATPELTAFVSAGNVNEMLEVPAMDKIIGYPESIAHVSGGAAESLREDGSMYVELQSIIGSTCEIGSNRSGSLWV, encoded by the coding sequence ATGAGGTTAGAATTGAGGCAGGTGCTCGTGAAGGACGTTCAATGGGGCGGGCCCACCAGGGTTGAAAATCACGTTCTCTACGTGGACAAAGAGGCGCTACTTGAAAAGCTGAGTGACGATGACCGCATTGAGAGCTGGGAGGTGGATCTTGCCCGCCCCGGCGAATCCGTGCGCATCATCCCCGTTAAGGACGTAATCGAGCCTCGGGTTAAGCTGGAGGGCGGCTGCGGGTTCTTCCCGGGAGTCCTTGGCCCCAACGAGACGGTAGGCAGCGGTGCGACATTGGTCCTCAAGGGAGCTGCTGTGGTCTCAGCCGGCCCCATCATGGCCTTCCAGGAGGGCTTTATTGATATGAGTGGCCCCGGCGCTGAGCACACGCCTTTCTCCAAGACTCAGAACGTGGTCATCCTCGCCCAGCCTAAAGACGGGCTGGAGAAACACCAGTACGAAGAGGCTCTTCGGGTGGCCGGCCTGAAAGTGGCTCTGTACCTGGCAGAGAGTTGTACCGACGCCAAGATCGACGAGGTGAAAGTCTTTGAAAAGGGTACAGTGACCGAGGAAGCGCTGAAATATCCCAACCTGCCCAAGGTGGTTCACCTGTGTATGTGCATCACCCAGGGGCTCCTTCACGACACGTATCTTTACGGTGCCGATATGAAGTCGATTCTCCCCACGCTGGTTCATCCCAACGAAATTATCGACGGTGCCATGGTCTCCGGCAACTGCGTCTCTGCCTGCGATAAAAACACCACATGGCATCACGTAAACGACCCGGTCATTCAGGAGCTCTACGCCCTCCATGGCAAGGAGATCAACTTCTTGGGGATGATACCCACTCTGGAATCCACGGTTCTCGCTGGCAAGGAGCGCACGTCGTCCTTTAACGCAAAACTTGCCCACGAATTGGGAGCTAACGGCGTTATAATCACCGAGGAGGGCTACGGAAACCCAGATACGGATATCTGCATGAACGTCCGCAAGTGTGAGGCTCTGGGCATCAAGACGGTGGTCATTGCCGACGAGGCCTCGGGCACTGACGGATCCAGCCAGGGGTTGGCCGACGCAACGCCAGAGCTGACGGCATTCGTCTCCGCTGGCAACGTAAACGAGATGCTCGAGGTTCCGGCCATGGACAAGATCATCGGTTACCCCGAGTCTATCGCCCATGTCTCGGGCGGTGCAGCAGAAAGTCTGAGGGAGGACGGCTCCATGTACGTCGAGCTCCAGTCCATCATCGGATCGACCTGCGAGATCGGATCCAATCGGTCCGGTTCTCTCTGGGTGTAG